The Pelecanus crispus isolate bPelCri1 chromosome 7, bPelCri1.pri, whole genome shotgun sequence genome includes a window with the following:
- the LOC104038039 gene encoding LOW QUALITY PROTEIN: antigen-presenting glycoprotein CD1d-like (The sequence of the model RefSeq protein was modified relative to this genomic sequence to represent the inferred CDS: deleted 1 base in 1 codon) produces the protein MVYVDKQPSTPFGHLLTKGSDNIKEEEVENSATASPPLMSSFLQPFPSPSSFPAESQVFQLLQTSFFANVSSAEVSGVALLGDVPIFALDPTNWSIHFHRPWARQATAEGDAEKIMSHLKLFLRNMIRYVHETTQQVQLDYPLVVQIHAGCVLHPNRTRWGFMDVGEGGRDLTAFEVKRQRWEPQQPSPLAEWVSKSLTSKKATTGLLEHLLTISCQSHILTLCRYGRAALERQEPPVATIFTRTPRPDQLLLVCRVTGFYPRSISVAWLRDGQEVPPGPALNTSAILPNADLTYQLRSILAVGPRDGHSYACRVRHRSLGTRSLLIPWENHSAAPAVGITITVLLLVAAASAGGVWWWKCR, from the exons ATGGTCTATGTGGACAAACAGCCTTCTACCCCTTTTGGTCATTTGCTGACCAAAGGAAGTGACAATATCAAGGAGGAAGAAGTTGAGAACTCTGCTACAGCAA GCCCCCCACTCATGTCTTCTTTCCTTCAGcccttcccatccccatctTCTTTCCCAGCAGAGTCACAGGTTTTCCAGCTGCTCCAGACCAGCTTCTTCGCCAATGTCAGCTCTGCTGAGGTGTCCGGGGTGGCTCTCCTGGGCGATGTGCCCATCTTTGCATTGGATCCCACCAACTGGAGCATCCACTTCCACCGGCCCTGGGCCCGCCAGGCCACAGCTGAGGGTGATGCGGAGAAGATCATGTCGCACCTCAAACTCTTTCTACGCAATATGATCCGATATGTGCACGAAACAACCCAGCAGGTGCAACTGGACT ACCCATTGGTGGTCCAGATCCATGCAGGCTGCGTGCTGCACCCCAACAGGACAAGGTGGGGCTTCATGGATGTCGGGGAGGGTGGCAGAGACCTCACAGCTTTTGAGGTG AAGAGGCAGCgctgggagccccagcagcCATCCCCACTAGCAGAGTGGGTCAGCAAGTCCCTCACCAGCAAGAAGGCCACCACAGggctcctggagcacctcctcacCATCTCCTGCCAGAGCCACATCCTCACCCTCTGCAGGTACGGGAGGGCAGCTCTGGAGAGACAAG AGCCACCTGTGGCCACCATCTTCACCCGCACGCCCAGACCAGACCAACTCCTACTGGTTTGCCGTGTCACCGGCTTCTACCCACGGTCCATCAGCGTGGCCTGGCTGCGGGATGGCCAGGAGGTGCCACCGGGCCCGGCGCTCAACACCAGTGCCATCCTCCCCAACGCCGACCTCACCTACCAGCTCcgcagcatcctggctgtggGCCCCCGTGACGGGCACAGCTACGCCTGCCGCGTGCGCCACCGCAGCCTGGGCACCCGCAGCCTCCTCATCCCATGGG AAAACCACAGCGCAGCTCCAGCTGTTGGCATCACCATCACAGTGCTGCTCCTTGTGGCCGCAGCCTCTGCTGGGGGTGTTTGGTGGTGGAAGTGCAGGTGA